The DNA sequence TTTCCCTGAACTCTTTGGAAGAATGGAAAGCCCATTCTCTTAAGGTTTACAGCGTTTTGAATGCCCATAAACAATGGCTGCCTGAAAATTTCAAAAAAATGCTGGTCAAAATGGAACAGGACGACTGGCTTTATAATTACCGTGAAGACTGGGGAATTAAATTCAGTATTCAGAATGTGCTCAATAAAGCGAAATATCTGGATAAAGATATTCCTGTTTTTGAAGCTTTTTTAAAGAATAAGGACCATCTTCAGCAATGTTATGATGATTTTTTTCCTGACCTTCTTGTCCATGCAAAAGAGATTAATACGTTGCTTTAGCTGGAAA is a window from the Chryseobacterium indologenes genome containing:
- a CDS encoding ACP phosphodiesterase gives rise to the protein MNYLAHSFLSFTNGQIVGQFLEDFIRNRDRFSFPKDIQDGITMHRAIDTYTDSHPAIHEAKKVFAPLVRLYAGAFVDVSMDHFVARDLSLNSLEEWKAHSLKVYSVLNAHKQWLPENFKKMLVKMEQDDWLYNYREDWGIKFSIQNVLNKAKYLDKDIPVFEAFLKNKDHLQQCYDDFFPDLLVHAKEINTLL